A single genomic interval of Camelina sativa cultivar DH55 chromosome 11, Cs, whole genome shotgun sequence harbors:
- the LOC104726122 gene encoding pentatricopeptide repeat-containing protein At5g55740, chloroplastic isoform X2, with protein sequence MASLPFNTIPIKLPYSVSTKPPSKHHDEQQAHHSPSSTSYFHRVSSLCKSGEIKEALSLVTEMGFRNLRIGPEIYGEILQGCVYERDLSTGKQIHARILKNGDFYARNEYIETKLVIFYAKCDALEIAEVLFSKLRVRNVFSWAALIGVKCRIGLCEGALMGFVEMLENEIFPDNFVVPNVCKACGALQWSRFGRGVHGYVVKSGLADCVFVASSLADMYGKCGVLDDARKVFDDIPERNVVAWNALMVGYVQNGMNEEAIRLLSDMRKEGVEPTRVTVSTCLSAFANMGGVEEGLQSHAIAIVYGLELDNILGTSLLNFYCKVGLIEYAEMVFDRMFDKDVVTWNLIISGYVQQGLVEDATYMCQLMRREKLKYDCVTLATLMSAAARTENLKFGKEVQCYGIRHSLESDIVLASTTMDMYGKCGSIVDARKVFDSTVEKDLILWNTLLAAYAESGFSGEALRLFYEMQLESVPPNVITWNLIILSLLRNGEVNEAKEMFLQMQSSGISPNIISWTTMMNGMVQNGCSEEAILFLREMQESGLRPNAFSITAALSASANLASLHFGRSIHGYIIRNLQHSSLVSIETSLVDMYAKCGDINKAERVFGSKLYSELPLYNAMIAAYALYGNVKEAMALYRSLEDLGIKPDSITFTSLLSACNHAGDINQAIEIFTDMVSKHGMYPCLEHYGLMVDLLASAGETDKAIRLIEEMPYKPDARMIQSLVASCNKQHKTELVDYLSRHLLETEPENSGNYVTISNAYAVEGSWNEVAKMREMMKAKGLKKKPGCSWIQIKGEKEGVHVFVANDKTHIRNNKIQRILALLLYDMRSDVK encoded by the exons ATGGCTTCTCTTCCTTTCAACACTATCCCAATTAAGCTTCCGTACTCAGTCTCAACAAAGCCTCCTTCTAAACATCACGATGAACAACAAGCTCATCATTCTCCTTCTTCCACGTCTTACTTTCACCGCGTTTCGTCTCTATGTAAGAGCGGTGAGATCAAAGAAGCTCTGAGTTTAGTTACGGAGATGGGTTTCAGAAACCTACGCATTGGTCCCGAGATATACGGCGAAATCCTCCAAGGATGCGTTTACGAGAGAGATTTGAGTACGGGGAAGCAGATTCATGCTCGGATTTTGAAGAATGGTGACTTCTACGCGAGGAACGAGTACATCGAGACCAAATTGGTGATCTTCTACGCAAAGTGCGATGCTTTGGAGATCGCTGAAGTGCTCTTCTCGAAATTGAGGGTTCGTAATGTTTTCTCCTGGGCAGCTCTCATTGGTGTGAAGTGTAGGATTGGGTTGTGTGAAGGAGCTTTGATGGGTTTTGTTGAGATGCttgaaaatgagatttttcCTGATAATTTCGTGGTTCCGAATGTTTGTAAAGCGTGTGGTGCGTTGCAGTGGAGTCGATTTGGGAGAGGGGTTCATGGGTATGTGGTAAAATCTGGTCTTGCGGATTGTGTGTTTGTGGCTAGTAGTTTAGCTGATATGTATGGAAAATGCGGTGTTTTGGATGATGCGCggaaggtgtttgatgatattCCTGAGAGAAATGTGGTTGCTTGGAATGCGTTGATGGTTGGTTATGTGCAGAATGGGATGAACGAGGAAGCGATTAGGCTTTTATCTGATATGAGGAAGGAAGGTGTTGAGCCTACTCGTGTCACTGTCTCGACTTGTTTATCTGCTTTTGCAAATATGGGTGGGGTTGAAGAGGGGTTACAGTCTCATGCCATTGCTATTGTTTATGGACTGGAGCTGGATAATATCCTGGGGACATCTTTGTTGAACTTCTATTGCAAAGTTGGTTTGATAGAGTATGCTGAGATGGTTTTTGATCGGATGTTTGATAAGGATGTGGTAACATGGAATCTGATTATATCTGGGTATGTTCAACAAGGTCTAGTTGAAGATGCTACATACATGTGTCAGTTAATGAGACGAGAGAAGCTGAAATATGATTGTGTCACTTTGGCGACGTTAATGTCGGCAGCTGCACGTACTGAGAATCTGAAATTCGGGAAAGAGGTGCAGTGTTATGGCATTAGACACAGTCTTGAATCTGATATCGTTTTGGCTAGCACCACGATGGATATGTATGGCAAATGTGGAAGCATTGTTGATGCTAGGAAAGTGTTTGATTCCACAGTAGAGAAAGACTTGATACTGTGGAATACGTTACTTGCAGCCTATGCAGAGTCTGGTTTTAGTGGAGAGGCTTTGAGATTGTTTTATGAGATGCAGCTAGAAAGTGTACCACCAAATGTGATAACATGGAATTTGATCATTCTAAGTCTTCTAAGGAATGGTGAG GTCAATGAGGCCAAGGAAATGTTCTTGCAGATGCAATCCTCAGGCATCTCTCCAAATATAATCTCGTGGACGACTATGATGAATGGTATGGTACAAAATGGTTGCAGTGAGGAGGCGATTCTTTTTCTTAGAGAGATGCAAGAATCCGGGCTGAGACCAAATGCATTTAGCATCACTGCAGCTCTCTCTGCAAGCGCAAATCTAGCATCATTGCATTTCGGAAGATCAATCCACGGATACATCATAAGAAATCTACAGCATTCCTCTTTGGTTTCTATTGAAACTTCTTTGGTTGACATGTATGCTAAATGTGGAGATATAAACAAAGCAGAGAGGGTATTTGGAAGTAAGTTATACAGCGAGTTGCCCCTCTACAATGCCATGATCGCGGCGTATGCATTATATGGTAACGTGAAAGAAGCAATGGCTCTGTACAGGAGCTTGGAAGATTTGGGGATTAAACCAGATAGTATAACATTCACAAGCCTTTTATCTGCTTGTAACCATGCTGGGGATATTAACCAAGCTATAGAGATTTTCACTGATATGGTTTCAAAACATGGCATGTATCCATGCTTGGAACATTATGGACTAATGGTAGATCTTCTTGCATCAGCTGGAGAAACTGACAAGgccataaggttaattgaggaAATGCCATACAAGCCAGATGCAAGAATGATCCAATCTTTGGTTGCTTCTTGCAACAAGCAGCATAAGACTGAGCTTGTGGACTACTTATCAAGGCATCTGCTTGAAACTGAGCCTGAAAACTCTGGTAACTATGTGACGATATCGAATGCTTATGCGGTCGAAGGAAGTTGGAATGAAGTTGcgaagatgagagagatgatgaaaGCTAAAGGTTTGAAGAAAAAACCTGGGTGCAGTTGGATAcagattaaaggagaaaaagaaggtgTCCATGTGTTTGTTGCCAATGACAAGACACACATTAGGAACAATAAGATACAAAGGATTTTGGCATTGTTACTATATGATATGCGTTCTGATGTCAAATGA
- the LOC104726125 gene encoding NAD-dependent protein deacetylase SRT1-like, whose product MSLGYAEKLSFIEDVGQVGMAEFFDPSHVLQCKIEELAKMIQKSKHLVVFTGAGISTSCGIPDFRGPKGIWTLQREGKDLPKASLPFHRAMPSMTHMALVELERAGILKFVISQNVDGLHLRSGIPREKLSELHGDSFMEMCPSCGAEYLRDFEVETIGLKETSRRCSVQKCGAKLKDSVLDWEDALPPKEIDPAEKHCKMADLVLCLGTSLQITPACNLPLKCLRGGGKIVIVNLQKTPKDKKANVVIHGLVDKVIFXVMESLNMKIPPYVRIDLFQIILTQSLSGDQRFINWTLRVASVHGLTSQLPFIESIEVSFSDDHKYKDAVLDKQPFLMKRRTARNETFDIFLKVNYSDGCDSVSTQLSLPFEFKVSTEEHGEIIDKEAVLQSLREKAVEESSCGQSGVVERRAVSEPRSEAIVYATVTSLRNFLCQQSLHANGDLKWKLEGSGTSRKRSRTGKRKSRAQEEETKA is encoded by the exons ATGTCTTTAGGTTACGCAGAGAAATTGTCCTTCATTGAAGATGTTGGTCAAGTCGGCATGGCCGAGTTCTTCGACCCTTCTCATGTTCTACAATGCAAG ATCGAAGAACTTGCTAAGATGATTCAAAAG AGTAAGCATCTAGTAGTCTTCACAGGTGCTGGCATTTCAACTTCTTGTGGTATTCCTGATTTCCGAGGCCCTAAAGGAATTTGGACGTTACAG CGCGAGGGCAAAGATTTACCCAAAGCATCTCTGCCGTTTCATCGTGCAATGCCGAGCATGACTCACATGGCTTTGGTTGAATTAGAGAGAGCTGgcattttaaaatttgtcatCAGTCAG AATGTTGATGGCTTACATCTTCGATCTGGAATACCAAGAGAGAAGCTTTCTGAACTGCATGGAGACTCTTTTATGGAGATGTGTCCATCATGTGGAGCAGA GTACCTACGTGATTTCGAGGTGGAAACTATTGGATTGAAGGAGACATCAAGAAGGTGTTCTGTTCAAAAGTGTGGAGCTAAACTTAAAGATTCGGTCTTGGATTGGGAG GATGCTTTGCCTCCAAAAGAAATTGATCCTGCAGAGAAGCACTGCAAAATGGCTGATCTTGTACTCTGTTTGGGTACCAG TTTGCAGATAACACCTGCTTGCAATTTGCCTCTCAAGTGTCTTAGAGGTGGAGGCAAGATCGTGATAGTTAATCTTCAG AAAACCCCGAAGGACAAGAAAGCAAATGTAGTGATTCATGGTCTTGTTGATAAGGTAA tttttttNGTCATGGAATCTCTCAACATGAAGATTCCTCCATATGTCAGAATCGATCTTTTCCAAATAATCCTAACTCAATCATTAAGCGGAG ATCAGAGGTTTATTAATTGGACCCTGCGTGTTGCAAGTGTTCATGGATTAACTTCTCAATTACCATTCATCGAATCGATTGAG GTTTCTTTCTCAGATGACCACAAGTACAAAGATGCAGTTCTTGATAAGCAGCCGTTTCTTATGAAAAG GAGAACAGCACGAAACGAAACTTTTGATATATTCTTGAAAGTTAACTACAGTGACGGTTGTGACAGTGTCTCCACTCAACTTAGCCTCCCATTTGAATTCAAG GTCTCAACAGAAGAGCATGGTGAGATTATAGACAAGGAGGCTGTGCTACAAAGCCTGAGAGAGAAAGCGGTTGAAGAGTCCAGTTGCGGGCAGAGCGGTGTGGTTGAGCGAAGAGCGGTTTCTGAACCGAGAAGTGAGGCTATTGTGTATGCGACTGTGACCAGTCTCAGGAATTTCCTTTGTCAACAATCTCTGCATGCTAATGGAGACCTCAAATGGAAGCTGGAAGGTTCTGGAACGTCACGTAAGCGTTCTAGAACAGGCAAACGAAAATCAAGGGcacaggaagaagaaacaaaagcatag
- the LOC104726123 gene encoding formin-like protein 5, whose product MLFLHQASLYISLITFHLSLLNCVNLNSALDSSNTGLCTPYPCNQPPQPPSSTGYSPYGNPPPPPSQPSSPSPSQPPPSSRSHCPPVPASGCCNQPPPSTTTYSPPYPYFYTPPYPYGTIGGGENGGGQGGGGGSGSGGGQGTGAAVSYYSSSVPVYVLMFVLSFAFVVL is encoded by the coding sequence ATGTTGTTTCTTCATCAAGCTTCTCTCTATATTTCTCTTATCACCTTTCATCTATCACTTCTCAACTGTGTCAATCTAAACTCAGCTTTGGATTCATCAAACACTGGTTTGTGCACTCCTTACCCATGTAACCAACCGCCTCAACCGCCTTCCTCTACAGGCTACTCTCCATACGGTaatcctcctccaccgccatcACAGCCTTCATCACCGTCGCCTTCACAACCACCTCCATCGTCACGTTCTCACTGCCCTCCTGTTCCAGCGTCAGGCTGTTGCAACCAACCACCACCTTCCACGACGACGTACTCTCCTCCCTATCCTTACTTTTATACTCCACCTTATCCTTACGGTACTATAGGCGGAGGAGAAAACGGTGGCGGtcaaggaggaggaggaggatcagGATCAGGTGGCGGCCAAGGAACCGGAGCTGCAGTGTCTTACTATTCCTCTTCCGTGCCTGTTTATGTTTTGATGTTTGTGTTATCCTTTGCTTTTGTTGTCCTTTAG
- the LOC104728911 gene encoding fasciclin-like arabinogalactan protein 1, translating into MNLTGIMSAHGCKVFAETLLTNPAASKTYQESLEGGMTVFCPGDDAMKGFLPKYKNLTAPKKEAFLDFLAVPTYYSMAMLKSNNGPMNTLATDGANKFELTVQNDGEKVTLKTRINTVKIVDTLIDEQPLAIYATDKVLLPKELFKASAVEAPAPAPAPEDGDVADSPKPAKGKGKGKKKKAAPSPDESAFGDSDSPAEGPDGEADDATADDAGAVRIIGGAKAGLMVSLLCLFASSWLL; encoded by the exons ATGAACCTCACCGGAATAATGTCGGCTCACGGCTGTAAAGTGTTTGCTGAGACTCTTCTCACTAACCCTGCAGCTTCAAAAACCTATCAG GAGAGTTTAGAAGGAGGCATGACAGTGTTCTGTCCAGGAGATGACGCAATGAAAGGTTTCTTGCCCAAATACAAGAACTTGACAGCTCCAAAGAAAGAAGCTTTCCTCGATTTCCTTGCCGTCCCGACGTATTACTCAATGGCCATGCTCAAATCCAACAACGGTCCGATGAACACGCTTGCCACAGATGGAGCTAACAAGTTCGAGCTTACTGTACAGAACGATGGAGAGAAAGTTACGCTCAAGACAAGGATCAACACTGTCAAGATCGTTGATACTCTCATTGACGAGCAGCCTTTGGCTATTTATGCCACGGATAAGGTTTTGTTGCCTAAAGAGCTTTTTAAGGCTTCGGCTGTTGAAGCTCCGGCTCCTGCTCCGGCACCAGAGGACGGAGATGTTGCGGATTCTCCAAAACCAGCTAAAGGTAAAgggaaagggaagaagaagaaggctgcACCGTCGCCTGATGAGTCGGCTTTTGGTGACTCGGATTCGCCTGCGGAAGGGCCTGATGGAGAGGCTGATGATGCTACCGCTGATGATGCTGGTGCTGTTAGGATCATCGGAGGAGCTAAGGCTGGTTTAATGGTGAGCTTGCTCtgcttgtttgcttcttcttggCTTCTATAG
- the LOC104726122 gene encoding pentatricopeptide repeat-containing protein At5g55740, chloroplastic isoform X1, translating to MASLPFNTIPIKLPYSVSTKPPSKHHDEQQAHHSPSSTSYFHRVSSLCKSGEIKEALSLVTEMGFRNLRIGPEIYGEILQGCVYERDLSTGKQIHARILKNGDFYARNEYIETKLVIFYAKCDALEIAEVLFSKLRVRNVFSWAALIGVKCRIGLCEGALMGFVEMLENEIFPDNFVVPNVCKACGALQWSRFGRGVHGYVVKSGLADCVFVASSLADMYGKCGVLDDARKVFDDIPERNVVAWNALMVGYVQNGMNEEAIRLLSDMRKEGVEPTRVTVSTCLSAFANMGGVEEGLQSHAIAIVYGLELDNILGTSLLNFYCKVGLIEYAEMVFDRMFDKDVVTWNLIISGYVQQGLVEDATYMCQLMRREKLKYDCVTLATLMSAAARTENLKFGKEVQCYGIRHSLESDIVLASTTMDMYGKCGSIVDARKVFDSTVEKDLILWNTLLAAYAESGFSGEALRLFYEMQLESVPPNVITWNLIILSLLRNGEVNEAKEMFLQMQSSGISPNIISWTTMMNGMVQNGCSEEAILFLREMQESGLRPNAFSITAALSASANLASLHFGRSIHGYIIRNLQHSSLVSIETSLVDMYAKCGDINKAERVFGSKLYSELPLYNAMIAAYALYGNVKEAMALYRSLEDLGIKPDSITFTSLLSACNHAGDINQAIEIFTDMVSKHGMYPCLEHYGLMVDLLASAGETDKAIRLIEEMPYKPDARMIQSLVASCNKQHKTELVDYLSRHLLETEPENSGNYVTISNAYAVEGSWNEVAKMREMMKAKGLKKKPGCSWIQIKGEKEGVHVFVANDKTHIRNNKIQRILALLLYDMRSDVK from the exons ATGGCTTCTCTTCCTTTCAACACTATCCCAATTAAGCTTCCGTACTCAGTCTCAACAAAGCCTCCTTCTAAACATCACGATGAACAACAAGCTCATCATTCTCCTTCTTCCACGTCTTACTTTCACCGCGTTTCGTCTCTATGTAAGAGCGGTGAGATCAAAGAAGCTCTGAGTTTAGTTACGGAGATGGGTTTCAGAAACCTACGCATTGGTCCCGAGATATACGGCGAAATCCTCCAAGGATGCGTTTACGAGAGAGATTTGAGTACGGGGAAGCAGATTCATGCTCGGATTTTGAAGAATGGTGACTTCTACGCGAGGAACGAGTACATCGAGACCAAATTGGTGATCTTCTACGCAAAGTGCGATGCTTTGGAGATCGCTGAAGTGCTCTTCTCGAAATTGAGGGTTCGTAATGTTTTCTCCTGGGCAGCTCTCATTGGTGTGAAGTGTAGGATTGGGTTGTGTGAAGGAGCTTTGATGGGTTTTGTTGAGATGCttgaaaatgagatttttcCTGATAATTTCGTGGTTCCGAATGTTTGTAAAGCGTGTGGTGCGTTGCAGTGGAGTCGATTTGGGAGAGGGGTTCATGGGTATGTGGTAAAATCTGGTCTTGCGGATTGTGTGTTTGTGGCTAGTAGTTTAGCTGATATGTATGGAAAATGCGGTGTTTTGGATGATGCGCggaaggtgtttgatgatattCCTGAGAGAAATGTGGTTGCTTGGAATGCGTTGATGGTTGGTTATGTGCAGAATGGGATGAACGAGGAAGCGATTAGGCTTTTATCTGATATGAGGAAGGAAGGTGTTGAGCCTACTCGTGTCACTGTCTCGACTTGTTTATCTGCTTTTGCAAATATGGGTGGGGTTGAAGAGGGGTTACAGTCTCATGCCATTGCTATTGTTTATGGACTGGAGCTGGATAATATCCTGGGGACATCTTTGTTGAACTTCTATTGCAAAGTTGGTTTGATAGAGTATGCTGAGATGGTTTTTGATCGGATGTTTGATAAGGATGTGGTAACATGGAATCTGATTATATCTGGGTATGTTCAACAAGGTCTAGTTGAAGATGCTACATACATGTGTCAGTTAATGAGACGAGAGAAGCTGAAATATGATTGTGTCACTTTGGCGACGTTAATGTCGGCAGCTGCACGTACTGAGAATCTGAAATTCGGGAAAGAGGTGCAGTGTTATGGCATTAGACACAGTCTTGAATCTGATATCGTTTTGGCTAGCACCACGATGGATATGTATGGCAAATGTGGAAGCATTGTTGATGCTAGGAAA GTGTTTGATTCCACAGTAGAGAAAGACTTGATACTGTGGAATACGTTACTTGCAGCCTATGCAGAGTCTGGTTTTAGTGGAGAGGCTTTGAGATTGTTTTATGAGATGCAGCTAGAAAGTGTACCACCAAATGTGATAACATGGAATTTGATCATTCTAAGTCTTCTAAGGAATGGTGAGGTCAATGAGGCCAAGGAAATGTTCTTGCAGATGCAATCCTCAGGCATCTCTCCAAATATAATCTCGTGGACGACTATGATGAATGGTATGGTACAAAATGGTTGCAGTGAGGAGGCGATTCTTTTTCTTAGAGAGATGCAAGAATCCGGGCTGAGACCAAATGCATTTAGCATCACTGCAGCTCTCTCTGCAAGCGCAAATCTAGCATCATTGCATTTCGGAAGATCAATCCACGGATACATCATAAGAAATCTACAGCATTCCTCTTTGGTTTCTATTGAAACTTCTTTGGTTGACATGTATGCTAAATGTGGAGATATAAACAAAGCAGAGAGGGTATTTGGAAGTAAGTTATACAGCGAGTTGCCCCTCTACAATGCCATGATCGCGGCGTATGCATTATATGGTAACGTGAAAGAAGCAATGGCTCTGTACAGGAGCTTGGAAGATTTGGGGATTAAACCAGATAGTATAACATTCACAAGCCTTTTATCTGCTTGTAACCATGCTGGGGATATTAACCAAGCTATAGAGATTTTCACTGATATGGTTTCAAAACATGGCATGTATCCATGCTTGGAACATTATGGACTAATGGTAGATCTTCTTGCATCAGCTGGAGAAACTGACAAGgccataaggttaattgaggaAATGCCATACAAGCCAGATGCAAGAATGATCCAATCTTTGGTTGCTTCTTGCAACAAGCAGCATAAGACTGAGCTTGTGGACTACTTATCAAGGCATCTGCTTGAAACTGAGCCTGAAAACTCTGGTAACTATGTGACGATATCGAATGCTTATGCGGTCGAAGGAAGTTGGAATGAAGTTGcgaagatgagagagatgatgaaaGCTAAAGGTTTGAAGAAAAAACCTGGGTGCAGTTGGATAcagattaaaggagaaaaagaaggtgTCCATGTGTTTGTTGCCAATGACAAGACACACATTAGGAACAATAAGATACAAAGGATTTTGGCATTGTTACTATATGATATGCGTTCTGATGTCAAATGA